DNA sequence from the Arthrobacter crystallopoietes genome:
GGCCGTGCAGGTTGTCCAAGTCGCTCTCGCTCAGGGAAGTCTTCACCGCGGAGACACCGCAGCCGATGTCCACGCCGACAGCCGACGGAGAGACTGCCTGCTTCATGGCGACGACGGACCCGACAGTAGCCCCTTTGCCCAGGTGGACATCGGGCATAACCCGAACGCCGTGGACCCAGTCCAGGGTGGCGATGTTGCGCAACTGCTGGAGTGCGGCCGGCTCGACCTCGTACTCGTTCGCCCACAGGTGGACAGGGTGCTTCGTGCCCCTAAGTACTACCGGGAACATGGTCTCCCTCTTTCGTTTGTCCCATCACGAGTATGACCGGTCGGGGATCTCGGTGCACGGCCTAATGCCGCACTCTTCGTGAGGGAACAGGCCGGGATCGAACCGACTCCGGGAGGCCTCCCAGTTCAACCACCTCGGGAATCGAACCCGGATACGGTGCGTAAGCATGCAGTGCACCTCGCGCTGCCAGTCATGGCCATTCTGGGCAAAAGCTGAGCAGCGGCTCTTAGCTTGATGTGAACCTGGCCCTTCGCCACCTCCGGGGGAGCAGCCTCGATACCTTGGAATTGAACGGATCACCAAAGAAAGGAGCTGATGGGAGTGGGAATCAAGCCAATCATCGAAACGTACTGCGAAAACGGTATCTGGAAGAGTCGACGGCAGGACAGCCAACAAATCTTCGCGTCAGGCGGCACTAGGGACCAGGCCATCGCCCTCGGCCGTGCCGCCGCGAGGAACACTGGGGCCGAGCACATCGTCATGGATGCCGAAGGGCGAATCAGCGAACGCCGAAGCCTCCCCAGCAGGCGGGCGCACGGCGCGGCAGGGGCAGAACCCGCCCTCTCCGCGGGTTAGGGTGAAAACTCCCTGACATTCGAGGAGAGCACCATGCAGGAATTCTTCGCGGCCGGCGCCGAGGGCAACAAGGTCGATGCCTCAGTCGAGGCGTACATCATGAACACCCTGCTCGGGGACGGCCACCTGCTCCAGATGAACAGGATCGGGGCGATTGTTGTCGTCACCGCCTACATGAAGTTGGGTGACTTCCAGACGGTCATCTGGGACTGGCGGGCGCAGCAGGATCCGGACGTCGGATGGATCATCGCCGAACTCAATAACCTTGAAGCCGCCGAAGGGTTCCACTTCGCCCTCACCCAGTCGCTCTACAACGGCGAATTCGGCAGCACCCTCCGGGAGGAAGCCGCACGGTACCCCGACGTCGGCAGCATCATCCCCGAATAATGCGGGCCC
Encoded proteins:
- a CDS encoding DUF2188 domain-containing protein, producing the protein MGIKPIIETYCENGIWKSRRQDSQQIFASGGTRDQAIALGRAAARNTGAEHIVMDAEGRISERRSLPSRRAHGAAGAEPALSAG